The Setaria italica strain Yugu1 chromosome IX, Setaria_italica_v2.0, whole genome shotgun sequence genome has a window encoding:
- the LOC101783635 gene encoding U-box domain-containing protein 21, protein MALLARRARRAVTKAVSLGAGAGGVELAIPAHFRCPISLDLMRDPVTAPTGITYDRESIEAWLDTGRATCPVTHAPLRHEDLVPNHAIRRVIQDWCVANRSRGVERIPTPKIPVTPVQASELLFDLAGAARRRDAVPRCAEVVARIKALARDSERNRRCFASIGTGRALAAAFKSLASAADTAPAGRVLEDILAALVCMMPLDEEAAATLGSPSSLGSLVAIAESGSLAGRMNAVLAIKEVVSCDGAFVDLSRKLDEIVDALVKIIKAPICPQATKAAMVATYHLARSDERVAARLATAGLVPVLVEALVEADKSMSEKALAVLDAVLASEEGRESARAHALAVPVLVKKMFRVSDLATELAVSAMWRLGRAPRDGEEDDEVTRCLVEALRVGAFQKLLLLLQVGCRDATKEKATELLKMLNKYKGVGECVDAGDFRGLNKLSA, encoded by the coding sequence ATGGCGCTGCTGGCGCGGAGAGCACGGAGGGCGGTCACCAAGGCGGTGtccctcggcgccggcgccggcggcgtggagctGGCGATCCCGGCGCACTTCCGGTGCCCGATCTCGCTGGACCTCATGCGGGACCCCGTCACGGCGCCGACGGGGATCACCTACGACCGGGAGAGCATCGAGGCCTGGCTGGACACGGGCCGCGCCACCTGCCCCGTTACCCACGCGCCGCTCCGCCACGAGGACCTCGTCCCCAACCACGCCATCCGCCGGGTCATCCAGGACTGGTGCGTCGCCAACCGCTCCCGCGGCGTCGAGCGGATCCCCACGCCCAAGATCCCTGTCACGCCCGTCCAGGCCTCCGAGCTCCTCTTCGACCTCGCCGgggccgcgcgccggcgagaCGCCGTGCCGCGGTGCGCCGAGGTGGTCGCCAGGATAAAGGCACTCGCGAGGGACAGCGAGCGGAACAGGCGATGCTTCGCGTCCATCGGCACgggccgcgcgctcgccgccgcgttcAAGTCGCTCGCTTCCGCCGCTGACACCGCGCCGGCGGGGCGCGTCCTCGAGGACATACTGGCGGCATTGGTCTGCATGATGCCGCTggacgaggaggccgccgcgacACTGGGCTCGCCGAGCTCGCTGGGGTCTCTGGTCGCCATTGCGGAGAGCGGGAGCTTGGCGGGGAGGATGAACGCCGTGCTGGCGATCAAGGAGGTCGTCTCGTGCGACGGAGCGTTCGTGGATTTGAGCAGGAAGTTGGACGAGATTGTAGACGCGCTGGTCAAGATCATCAAGGCTCCCATCTGCCCGCAGGCCACCAAGGCCGCCATGGTCGCCACCTACCACCTGGCGCGGTCCGACGAGCGCGTCGCGGcgcgcctcgccaccgccgggcTCGTCCCCGTGCTCGTCGAGGCCCTCGTCGAGGCCGACAAGAGCATGTCCGAGAAGGCGCTGGCGGTTCTCGACGCGGTGCTCGCGTCGGAGGAAGGCCGCGAGAGCGCACGTGCGCACGCGCTCGCCGTGCCCGTGCTGGTCAAGAAGATGTTCCGCGTGTCCGACCTGGCCACCGAGCTCGCCGTGTCGGCGATGTGGCGGCTCGGCAGGGCGCCCCgcgacggggaggaggacgatgaGGTGACGCGGTGCCTTGTCGAGGCGCTGCGGGTTGGCGCGTTCCAGAAGCTGCTCCTCCTCTTGCAGGTCGGTTGCAGGGATGCAACCAAGGAGAAGGCCACCGAGCTGCTCAAGATGCTCAACAAGTACAAGGGCGTAGGCGAATGTGTCGATGCTGGGGATTTCAGAGGGCTCAATAAGCTGTCGGCCTAA